A window of the Gemmatirosa kalamazoonensis genome harbors these coding sequences:
- a CDS encoding carboxylesterase/lipase family protein, with protein sequence MTSRAPLLLALAFMTPLAVALAQPNGASNGATNGAPRAQTKNGVVQGLALPSGVRSFRGIPYAAPPVRELRWRPPQPATSWQGVRLADRFANQCMQARPFGDMMFRNAGVSEDCLYLNVWSPPNAAPGARLPVLFYIFGGGWIAGDGSEPRYDGESMARRGIVVVTLSHRLGIFGFFSHPELAAESPQHAAGNYGYMDQTAALRWVRDNVAQFGGDPAQVTIAGESAGSFAVSAQMASPLAKGLFARAIGESGAHFGTSAAVPTREESERNGVAFAGRVGATSLAGLRALSATELLELSGRPGMPRFPANVDGLFFPKAPEAIYGAGEQAKVPLLAGWNSEEANGRGLVRGEPTADSARAVFARLFGARAADAEKAYPLGSADEIARSLTDLASDRFTGFATWKWLEEHARTSGQPVYRYLYARPRPAPVEAGVTANLAGGVTRGGPGSAPPPARGAVHSAEIEYALGNLPLNKVFGWTPDDFKVSETMQGYFANFIKTGDPNGAGLPAWPRGGVTNGQVQRIRIDVETRAEAEPRARYQFLDQPAAATRP encoded by the coding sequence ATGACCAGCCGCGCTCCTCTCCTCCTGGCCCTCGCGTTCATGACGCCGCTCGCGGTGGCGCTCGCGCAGCCGAACGGCGCTTCGAACGGCGCGACGAACGGCGCGCCGCGCGCGCAGACGAAGAACGGCGTCGTGCAGGGGCTCGCCCTGCCGAGCGGGGTGCGGTCGTTCCGCGGCATCCCGTACGCCGCGCCGCCGGTGCGCGAGCTGCGCTGGCGGCCGCCGCAGCCGGCGACGAGCTGGCAGGGCGTGCGCCTCGCCGACCGGTTCGCGAACCAGTGCATGCAGGCGCGCCCGTTCGGCGACATGATGTTCCGCAACGCCGGCGTGAGCGAGGACTGTCTCTACCTGAACGTCTGGTCCCCGCCGAACGCCGCGCCCGGGGCCCGGCTGCCGGTGCTGTTCTACATCTTCGGCGGCGGCTGGATCGCCGGCGACGGCTCGGAGCCGCGCTACGACGGCGAGAGCATGGCGAGGCGCGGCATCGTCGTCGTGACGCTGAGCCACCGGTTAGGCATCTTCGGCTTCTTCTCGCACCCCGAGCTTGCCGCCGAGTCGCCGCAGCACGCGGCGGGCAACTACGGGTACATGGACCAGACCGCGGCGCTGCGTTGGGTGCGCGACAACGTCGCGCAGTTCGGCGGCGACCCGGCGCAGGTCACGATCGCCGGCGAGTCGGCCGGCTCGTTCGCGGTGAGCGCGCAAATGGCGTCGCCGCTCGCGAAGGGCTTGTTCGCGCGCGCGATCGGCGAGAGCGGCGCCCACTTCGGCACGTCGGCGGCGGTTCCCACGCGCGAGGAGTCGGAGCGCAACGGCGTCGCGTTCGCGGGCCGCGTCGGCGCGACGTCGCTCGCCGGGCTGCGCGCGCTCTCCGCCACCGAGCTGCTCGAGCTCTCCGGGCGCCCGGGCATGCCGCGCTTCCCGGCGAACGTCGACGGGCTGTTCTTCCCGAAGGCGCCGGAAGCGATCTACGGCGCGGGCGAGCAGGCGAAGGTGCCGCTGCTCGCCGGCTGGAACTCGGAGGAGGCGAACGGCCGCGGGCTCGTTCGCGGCGAGCCGACGGCCGACAGCGCGCGCGCGGTGTTCGCGCGGCTGTTCGGCGCCCGCGCGGCGGACGCCGAGAAGGCGTACCCGTTAGGCTCGGCGGACGAGATCGCCCGCTCACTGACCGACCTCGCGAGCGACCGCTTCACCGGCTTCGCCACGTGGAAGTGGCTGGAGGAGCACGCGCGCACGAGCGGGCAGCCGGTGTACCGCTACCTGTACGCGCGCCCGCGGCCCGCGCCGGTGGAGGCGGGTGTCACCGCGAACCTCGCCGGCGGCGTCACGCGCGGCGGCCCGGGGAGCGCCCCGCCGCCCGCGCGCGGCGCCGTGCACTCGGCGGAGATCGAGTACGCGTTAGGCAACCTGCCGCTGAACAAGGTCTTCGGGTGGACGCCCGACGACTTCAAGGTCTCCGAGACCATGCAGGGCTACTTCGCGAACTTCATCAAGACCGGCGACCCGAACGGCGCGGGTCTGCCCGCGTGGCCGCGCGGCGGCGTGACGAACGGCCAGGTGCAGCGCATCCGCATCGACGTCGAGACGCGTGCCGAGGCCGAGCCGCGCGCGCGATACCAGTTCCTCGATCAGCCGGCGGCAGCCACGAGGCCGTGA
- a CDS encoding SDR family NAD(P)-dependent oxidoreductase gives MTRILVTGSADGLGRLAAESLLSAGHEVVVHGRNGERAASLHTLLDRGANLVVGDFTDREAVRRIAAELNAAIPLDAVIHNAGVWSGRAVMPVNIVAPYLLTALLRTPRRLVYLSSSSHFGGRSSLDRVDWRGRRAGSYEDSKLFVTTLAAAVARLRPTVLSNAVDPGWVPTRMGGPAAPDDLELGHRTQEWLAASDDPEALTSGGYWYHRERRPPHRAVHDLAFQDRLLRALAEETGTTFDEATD, from the coding sequence GTGACGCGCATCCTCGTGACCGGCTCCGCGGACGGGCTCGGACGCCTCGCCGCGGAGTCGCTCCTGTCCGCCGGCCACGAGGTAGTGGTGCACGGCCGCAACGGGGAGCGTGCCGCGAGCCTGCACACGCTCCTCGACCGCGGCGCGAACCTCGTGGTCGGCGACTTCACGGATCGCGAAGCGGTCCGACGCATCGCGGCCGAGCTGAACGCCGCGATTCCTCTCGACGCGGTCATCCACAACGCCGGCGTCTGGAGCGGTCGGGCGGTCATGCCCGTCAACATCGTCGCGCCGTACTTGCTCACGGCCCTGCTCCGAACACCGCGGCGCCTCGTCTATCTGAGCAGCAGCTCGCACTTCGGCGGCCGTTCCTCGCTTGACCGGGTCGATTGGCGCGGGCGGCGCGCGGGCTCCTACGAGGACAGCAAGCTGTTCGTCACCACACTCGCGGCGGCGGTGGCCCGCCTGCGTCCCACAGTGCTCAGCAACGCCGTCGATCCGGGCTGGGTCCCTACGCGGATGGGCGGCCCCGCTGCGCCGGACGATCTTGAGCTCGGCCACCGCACGCAGGAATGGCTCGCGGCGAGCGACGATCCTGAGGCGTTGACGAGCGGCGGGTACTGGTACCACCGCGAGCGCCGCCCGCCGCACCGCGCAGTCCACGACCTCGCGTTCCAAGACCGCCTGCTGCGGGCGTTGGCGGAGGAGACGGGCACCACGTTCGACGAGGCGACGGACTGA
- a CDS encoding HEAT repeat domain-containing protein — protein sequence MCPWNVRFSKELPNDSPYAPREALAGKDARQLARELLGMSQPEFSAAFKGSPMKRAKLRGLKRNAAVVLGNVGTADDVDVLTRALDDPEPLVREHAAWVLARLAPR from the coding sequence GTGTGCCCGTGGAACGTCAGGTTCTCCAAGGAGCTGCCTAACGATTCGCCGTACGCGCCGCGCGAGGCGCTCGCGGGCAAGGACGCGCGTCAGCTCGCGCGGGAGCTGTTAGGCATGTCGCAGCCCGAGTTCAGCGCCGCGTTCAAGGGCTCGCCGATGAAGCGCGCCAAGCTGCGCGGGCTCAAGCGCAACGCGGCGGTGGTGCTCGGAAACGTCGGCACCGCGGACGACGTCGACGTGCTCACGCGCGCGCTCGACGACCCCGAGCCGCTCGTGCGCGAGCACGCCGCGTGGGTGCTCGCGCGCCTGGCTCCGCGGTAG
- a CDS encoding AraC family transcriptional regulator, whose translation MTAGPRAGAAGTAGSAAQDATRVAALCAELAVLLERRTGADGGHETAIPELTLWRFSNPTEPAPVLQQPAVYVVAQGRKQVTVGGETYVYDPSQYLAVSLELPAVGNVVEARPEAPYLCLTLRVDPRELAALLVETQRPVPRGDHDGRALFVSAVGAPLLDGLVRLVRLLDAPEDIPVLAPLLRRELHYRLLQGEQQGRLAEMAIGDGRLRRVAGAIAWIRAHYAEPLRVEALARRVNMSPSALHAQFSAVAGVSPIQYQKQLRLQEARSRLLSGGTTAEAIAYEVGYASPSQFSREYARLFGEPPRRDADRMRELTPVLP comes from the coding sequence GTGACAGCCGGCCCACGGGCCGGCGCCGCGGGTACCGCGGGGTCAGCGGCGCAGGACGCGACGCGCGTCGCGGCGCTGTGCGCCGAGCTCGCGGTGCTCCTCGAGCGGCGGACGGGGGCTGATGGCGGGCACGAGACGGCGATCCCCGAGCTCACGCTCTGGCGCTTCTCGAACCCGACGGAGCCGGCGCCCGTGCTGCAGCAACCGGCCGTCTACGTCGTGGCGCAGGGCCGCAAGCAGGTGACGGTCGGGGGTGAGACCTACGTCTACGACCCGTCGCAGTACCTGGCCGTGTCACTGGAGCTGCCCGCGGTGGGCAACGTCGTGGAGGCGCGCCCCGAGGCGCCGTACCTCTGCCTGACGCTGCGCGTGGACCCGCGGGAGCTCGCGGCGCTGCTCGTCGAGACGCAGCGTCCGGTGCCGCGCGGCGACCACGATGGCCGCGCGCTGTTCGTCAGCGCGGTGGGGGCGCCGCTCCTCGACGGGCTCGTGCGGCTGGTGCGGCTGCTCGACGCGCCGGAGGACATCCCGGTGCTCGCGCCGCTCCTCCGGCGGGAGCTCCACTACCGGCTGCTGCAGGGCGAGCAGCAGGGCCGCCTGGCGGAGATGGCGATTGGGGACGGGCGGCTCCGGCGGGTGGCCGGGGCCATCGCCTGGATCAGGGCGCACTACGCGGAGCCGCTGCGGGTCGAGGCGCTGGCGAGGCGGGTCAACATGAGCCCCTCGGCGCTGCACGCGCAGTTCAGCGCCGTCGCCGGCGTGAGCCCCATCCAGTACCAGAAGCAGCTGCGCCTCCAGGAGGCGCGCAGCCGCCTGCTGTCCGGCGGGACGACGGCGGAGGCAATCGCCTACGAGGTGGGCTACGCGAGCCCGTCGCAGTTCAGCCGCGAGTACGCGCGCCTCTTCGGAGAGCCGCCGCGGCGGGACGCCGACCGGATGCGGGAGCTAACTCCTGTTCTCCCTTAG
- a CDS encoding SDR family NAD(P)-dependent oxidoreductase → MTDKRVWFITGAGRGMGADFARAVLAAGHALVATGRDPDRLTQVLGPSDDLLTVPLDVTRREDAEAAVRAAVERFGRIDVLVNNAASFEAGFFEELTPEQIDRQLATSLVGPMRVTRAVLPVMRRQRAGHVIAISSSAGLGAGFEFVAAYAASKFGLEGWMEALRAEVAPFGIHTTIVNPGFFRTELLTEQSTRYAEPSVADYDARRAPLLDYWRSQNGRQTGDPAKLAQALLTIASQDPPPRRFIAGADAIGTAEQKIADLQADIASNRALSVSLAFDAEAA, encoded by the coding sequence GTGACCGACAAGCGAGTCTGGTTCATCACGGGCGCCGGCCGCGGCATGGGCGCCGACTTCGCGCGGGCCGTTCTGGCCGCAGGGCACGCGCTCGTCGCGACCGGGCGCGACCCCGACCGCCTCACGCAGGTGCTCGGGCCGTCGGACGACCTGCTGACCGTGCCCCTCGACGTCACGCGTCGCGAGGACGCCGAGGCGGCGGTGCGCGCCGCGGTCGAGCGCTTCGGCCGCATCGACGTGCTGGTGAACAACGCGGCCAGCTTCGAGGCGGGATTCTTCGAGGAGCTCACCCCGGAGCAGATCGACCGGCAGCTCGCCACGAGCCTCGTCGGCCCCATGCGCGTCACGCGCGCCGTCCTGCCCGTGATGCGCCGGCAGCGCGCCGGGCACGTGATCGCCATCTCGTCGTCCGCGGGGCTCGGCGCCGGCTTCGAGTTCGTCGCCGCGTACGCGGCATCGAAGTTCGGACTCGAGGGGTGGATGGAAGCGCTGCGCGCGGAGGTCGCGCCGTTCGGCATCCACACGACCATCGTCAACCCGGGCTTCTTCCGCACGGAGCTGCTCACGGAGCAGTCGACGCGCTACGCCGAGCCGTCGGTCGCCGACTACGACGCGCGACGTGCCCCGCTGCTCGACTACTGGCGGTCGCAGAACGGCCGGCAGACGGGCGACCCCGCGAAGCTCGCGCAGGCGCTGCTCACCATCGCGAGCCAGGACCCGCCGCCGCGGCGGTTCATCGCTGGCGCGGACGCCATCGGCACGGCGGAGCAGAAGATCGCCGACCTGCAGGCGGACATCGCGTCCAACCGCGCGCTGTCGGTCTCCCTCGCGTTCGACGCGGAGGCGGCGTGA
- a CDS encoding aldo/keto reductase — MKTRKLGALEVSEIGAGCMSISANYGPPADRSQGIRVIRAAHDRGVTFFDTAEVYGPFTSEELVGEALAPIRDRVRIATKFGLVSHAAGRPGVPGAPISTPANIRTAVEGSLKRLRTDRIDLLYQHRVDPNVPIEDVAGVVRDLIAAGKVLHFGLSEASAATIRRAHAIQPVAAVQTEYSLMERSVEHNGVLATCEALGIGFVPWGPVGMGYLTATVDPGTVLDAETDLRAGFDRFSRANLAANRPVVDVLRQFAANKNATPAQLALAWLLARKPFVVPIPGTRNPDHLAENLGAVGVPLTAADLRELDAALATVAVHGGRMNAEHMKVVDQTS; from the coding sequence ATGAAGACGCGGAAGCTCGGCGCGCTCGAGGTCTCGGAGATTGGCGCGGGGTGCATGAGCATCAGCGCGAACTACGGCCCGCCGGCGGACCGGAGCCAGGGCATCCGCGTGATTCGCGCGGCCCACGACCGCGGCGTCACGTTCTTCGACACGGCCGAGGTCTACGGTCCGTTCACGAGCGAGGAGCTCGTCGGCGAGGCACTCGCGCCCATCCGCGACCGCGTGCGGATCGCGACCAAGTTCGGCCTCGTCTCGCACGCCGCCGGCCGCCCCGGCGTCCCCGGCGCCCCAATCAGCACGCCGGCGAACATCCGCACGGCCGTCGAGGGCTCCCTCAAACGACTCCGGACCGACCGCATCGACCTCCTCTACCAGCACCGGGTCGACCCGAACGTGCCCATCGAGGACGTGGCGGGCGTGGTGCGGGACCTGATCGCCGCGGGGAAGGTGCTGCACTTCGGCCTCTCCGAGGCGAGCGCGGCGACGATCCGCCGGGCGCACGCGATCCAGCCGGTGGCGGCGGTGCAGACGGAATACTCGCTCATGGAGCGCAGCGTCGAGCACAACGGCGTGCTCGCCACGTGCGAGGCGCTCGGGATCGGCTTCGTGCCGTGGGGACCGGTCGGCATGGGCTACCTGACCGCCACCGTCGATCCGGGCACGGTGCTCGACGCGGAGACGGACCTGCGCGCGGGGTTCGACCGCTTCAGCCGCGCGAACCTGGCGGCGAACCGTCCGGTCGTCGACGTGCTGCGGCAGTTCGCGGCCAACAAGAACGCGACGCCGGCGCAGCTCGCGCTCGCGTGGCTGCTAGCGCGGAAGCCGTTCGTCGTGCCGATCCCCGGGACGCGCAATCCCGACCATCTGGCCGAGAACCTGGGGGCCGTCGGCGTCCCGCTCACCGCGGCGGACCTGCGCGAGCTCGACGCGGCCCTCGCGACCGTCGCGGTACACGGCGGCCGGATGAACGCGGAGCACATGAAGGTCGTCGACCAGACGAGCTGA
- a CDS encoding HEAT repeat domain-containing protein, with protein sequence MRFSKELPNDSPYAPREALAGKDARTLARALLGMTQAEFSAAFKGSPMKRAKLRGLKRNAAVVLGNVGTADDVGVLTRALDDEEPLVREHAAWALARMRHRAGE encoded by the coding sequence GTGCGGTTCTCCAAGGAGCTGCCTAACGATTCGCCGTACGCGCCGCGCGAGGCGCTCGCGGGCAAGGACGCGAGGACGCTCGCTCGTGCATTGTTAGGCATGACGCAGGCGGAATTCAGCGCCGCGTTCAAGGGCTCGCCGATGAAGCGCGCGAAGCTGCGGGGCCTGAAGCGCAACGCGGCCGTGGTGTTAGGCAACGTCGGCACCGCCGACGACGTCGGCGTGCTCACGCGCGCGCTCGACGACGAGGAGCCGCTCGTGCGCGAGCACGCGGCGTGGGCGCTGGCGCGGATGCGACATCGGGCCGGCGAGTAG
- a CDS encoding serine/threonine-protein kinase, with amino-acid sequence MLIDTTVRFERRGNVGVQGANSVVFFAFDHQLNAELVVKEVDKATIDAARYFAEASRLYAVRHPNVAEVLYCSTTTDKIYLAMPQYVGSVEGILRTRALTVREIVRIGTDFLAGLHHVHTRQLLHFDVKPSNVLVDGSGKALLTDFGLAEQVDPTGLATPDKIYELHIAPEAITASPSLSAAADVYQAGLTLHRMCLGTALWRVQLSGFLSRVGGNWRPAVAAGAFPTKDSLPAHIPSRLRAVIAKAIQTDPAARYASVLDLLNDLAKVDENLDWQFTPGAGEWTWEWTDATHRRKVMLRPDGAGKFEVAATRTNLATGDTQTVKKAAATGVPWPKTAKSVQHALDVLTPSP; translated from the coding sequence GTGCTGATCGACACGACCGTCCGGTTCGAGCGACGGGGCAACGTCGGGGTGCAGGGAGCCAACTCCGTCGTCTTCTTCGCCTTCGATCACCAGCTGAACGCCGAGCTGGTGGTGAAGGAGGTCGACAAGGCGACTATCGACGCGGCGCGCTACTTCGCGGAGGCGTCGCGGCTCTACGCCGTGAGGCATCCGAACGTGGCGGAAGTCCTCTACTGCTCGACCACGACGGACAAGATCTATCTGGCGATGCCCCAGTATGTGGGCTCGGTCGAGGGCATCCTCCGCACCCGCGCGTTGACCGTGCGGGAGATCGTCCGCATCGGCACCGACTTCCTGGCTGGGCTACACCACGTCCACACGCGGCAACTGCTTCACTTCGACGTCAAGCCGTCGAACGTCCTCGTGGACGGGAGTGGCAAGGCGCTGCTGACGGACTTCGGTCTCGCCGAGCAGGTCGACCCCACCGGGCTCGCCACGCCGGACAAGATCTACGAGTTGCACATCGCCCCCGAGGCGATCACCGCGTCCCCGTCGCTCTCCGCGGCTGCGGACGTGTACCAGGCTGGCCTCACCCTCCACCGGATGTGTCTCGGGACGGCGCTCTGGCGCGTCCAGCTCAGCGGCTTCCTCTCCCGCGTCGGCGGGAACTGGCGCCCTGCGGTGGCGGCCGGCGCCTTCCCGACCAAGGACAGCCTGCCGGCCCACATCCCGTCGCGGCTTCGCGCCGTCATCGCGAAGGCGATCCAGACGGACCCGGCCGCGCGCTACGCGAGCGTGCTCGATCTGCTTAACGATCTGGCGAAAGTGGACGAGAATCTGGATTGGCAGTTCACGCCCGGCGCCGGCGAGTGGACCTGGGAATGGACGGATGCCACCCATCGCCGTAAGGTGATGCTCCGGCCGGACGGGGCCGGGAAATTCGAGGTGGCCGCGACGCGTACCAACCTGGCGACGGGCGACACGCAGACGGTCAAGAAGGCCGCGGCGACCGGTGTCCCCTGGCCCAAGACGGCGAAGTCTGTGCAACATGCCTTGGACGTGCTCACGCCGTCGCCGTGA
- a CDS encoding PIN domain-containing protein: MAAALEGRDELAAVGLARALEREPFAGLVTRVLQRPNDPVDEPAVRRAFEESIYDLGSVGVDEVAFVRELRERFLTALRLAEGVEAKLLYTVTRIEDLRSTQEALLAGQQRMERLLLDRTVAVAGSAPGSSSVPAPEASWEPRMAEAKALYQAGNVRSALRLWERLRDEAAASGAPPIVRARVASNIGMALVELGQPAEAVVAARMALDYAPDRADFVANLAQIELLAGAREDALRDAMRALAMDPASETAWSARIQASPTSVDVALLPNELRESPSIIIARAVVAGRADARAAVVLLRDALRAGRRDPQLLVVLAETLYATLFPRSGADPAPKDVVDDIRRLGAEAEAALRGTERTRLLARALIVQGGAADLARDPDRGSAYFQQAFEADPTSAHTQLVAAQGQIVAGDGGAALYLLDRTPEVARDAAWHAVRVRALCLAGRAASADDSVRAALAGARPAQRTFIANTLLEGLIPADRLDLAEAALALLDGAGVGEEASEDLVEEPAPAEMRHVFRARIALRRDDRAGAERAYDAALAAAETKSEVALEYASYLYGEREYARAAELFAASNAWQRDERAAMQYARSAFAVGQYATVLVVTAAAAAAPGAGGEAPWWVLDLEARIAEEREDVPTALSTLGRLVAARPEVAETRLRYAFTLLRAADVDRAREVLAPLEPRTDLDAEDTTNLARALARVGRQEAALRQAYRALRQFPDNARIVQACLTDVWLGADTAEELPAALFERPRVEPDTWVRLRADDGEEVAYLILADEPHDVRRNEFLATDPRAATFLGLAVGDAVTLHAETVSEKTFRVAELKSAFLHVFHDAMLAFQTRFPGTPGLQMIHVGEGDAFDPTPLVRLLAQREAHERAIFAMYRERRAPLGTVADLLGRSLRRTYLGLLHDRDTPVLVEAPDPERFAAARREAAAGTVVLTVTGVTTLHALGRLDLLAALYPRRVASQSLLDELTADVAEWEAAVAHGGFHSAGLSDDHRIALDAVTAEDARALAEQARALRDAVAADAEVLPRPLHRLDARPGARPEVRDLVGASSFDAVELAVTLGETSPGAAQTGSAATAAMVGEKPPGATLHADDWGLRNVARHEWGLEGCSTYVLLLSARERGLLDETEFADLVERLLAFRHTFVPVDAELLYRTLAESGFEATPRVLCALDVLAQPEVSLDGAVDVTAALLRLLAGSTLGHGALATVTSLALERLTRGRDERAVLRRFAEQASQALRLAPLDLAVVTERVRAFTAARRMA; the protein is encoded by the coding sequence GTGGCTGCGGCGCTTGAGGGGCGCGACGAACTCGCGGCCGTCGGGCTCGCGCGCGCCCTCGAACGCGAGCCGTTCGCCGGCCTGGTGACGCGCGTGCTCCAGCGCCCGAACGATCCGGTGGACGAGCCGGCGGTCCGGCGCGCGTTCGAGGAGTCGATCTACGACCTCGGCTCCGTCGGCGTTGACGAGGTGGCGTTCGTCCGGGAACTGCGTGAGCGCTTCCTGACCGCGCTGCGCCTCGCGGAGGGTGTCGAGGCCAAGCTGCTCTACACGGTCACGCGGATCGAGGACCTCCGCAGCACGCAGGAGGCGCTGCTCGCGGGCCAGCAGCGAATGGAGCGGCTACTCCTCGACCGCACGGTCGCCGTCGCCGGGTCGGCGCCCGGGTCCTCCTCCGTCCCGGCGCCTGAAGCGTCCTGGGAGCCGCGGATGGCGGAAGCGAAGGCGCTGTATCAGGCGGGCAACGTCCGGAGCGCCTTGCGGCTGTGGGAGCGTCTGCGCGACGAGGCCGCGGCGAGCGGCGCGCCGCCGATCGTGCGCGCGCGCGTGGCGAGCAACATCGGCATGGCGCTGGTCGAGCTCGGCCAGCCGGCCGAAGCCGTCGTTGCGGCCCGCATGGCTCTCGACTACGCGCCGGACCGGGCCGACTTCGTGGCGAATCTGGCGCAGATCGAACTGCTCGCCGGTGCACGCGAGGACGCGCTCCGCGACGCCATGCGCGCGCTCGCCATGGACCCGGCCTCCGAGACCGCGTGGAGCGCGCGCATCCAGGCGTCGCCGACGTCGGTCGACGTCGCGCTGCTGCCCAACGAGCTCCGCGAGTCGCCCTCGATCATCATCGCCCGCGCGGTCGTCGCCGGACGCGCCGACGCGCGTGCGGCCGTTGTCCTCCTCCGCGATGCCCTCCGCGCCGGTCGCCGGGATCCGCAGCTGCTCGTCGTCCTGGCGGAGACACTCTACGCGACGCTGTTCCCCCGCTCCGGCGCCGACCCGGCGCCGAAGGACGTGGTCGATGACATCCGCCGCCTCGGCGCCGAGGCGGAGGCGGCACTCCGCGGCACCGAGCGCACGCGCCTCCTCGCCCGCGCCCTCATCGTGCAGGGGGGGGCAGCCGACCTCGCACGCGACCCGGATCGCGGGAGCGCGTACTTCCAGCAGGCCTTCGAGGCGGACCCGACGAGCGCGCACACCCAGCTGGTTGCGGCCCAGGGGCAGATCGTCGCGGGGGACGGCGGGGCCGCGCTGTATCTGCTCGACCGGACGCCCGAGGTGGCGCGCGACGCTGCGTGGCACGCCGTCCGCGTGCGCGCGCTCTGCCTCGCGGGCCGGGCCGCGTCCGCGGACGACTCCGTTCGGGCCGCGTTGGCTGGCGCTCGGCCCGCGCAGCGGACGTTCATCGCGAACACCCTACTGGAGGGGCTCATCCCGGCGGACCGCCTCGATCTTGCCGAGGCCGCGCTCGCGTTGCTGGACGGCGCGGGTGTCGGCGAGGAAGCCAGCGAGGACCTAGTCGAGGAGCCCGCGCCCGCCGAGATGCGGCACGTCTTCCGCGCGCGCATCGCGCTACGTCGGGATGACCGCGCGGGCGCGGAGCGCGCGTACGACGCCGCACTCGCCGCGGCCGAGACGAAGAGCGAGGTGGCGCTGGAGTACGCGTCGTACCTCTACGGGGAGCGCGAGTACGCGCGCGCGGCCGAGCTCTTCGCCGCGTCGAACGCCTGGCAGCGCGACGAGCGGGCGGCGATGCAGTACGCGCGGAGCGCCTTCGCGGTGGGGCAGTACGCGACCGTGCTGGTCGTCACGGCGGCGGCCGCCGCCGCCCCGGGCGCCGGCGGCGAGGCGCCGTGGTGGGTCCTGGACCTCGAGGCGCGCATAGCGGAGGAGCGGGAAGACGTCCCAACCGCGCTCTCGACGCTGGGGCGGCTCGTGGCGGCACGCCCGGAGGTGGCCGAGACGCGGCTGCGGTACGCGTTCACGCTCCTGCGCGCCGCCGACGTCGACCGGGCGCGGGAGGTCCTCGCGCCACTCGAGCCGAGGACGGACCTCGACGCGGAGGACACGACGAACCTTGCACGCGCGCTGGCTCGTGTCGGCCGTCAGGAGGCGGCGCTCCGACAGGCGTACCGCGCGCTGCGGCAGTTCCCGGACAACGCCCGCATCGTGCAGGCGTGCCTCACCGATGTATGGCTGGGTGCGGACACCGCCGAGGAGCTCCCGGCGGCGCTCTTCGAGCGGCCGCGCGTCGAGCCGGACACGTGGGTGCGGTTGCGGGCGGACGACGGCGAGGAGGTGGCATATCTCATCCTCGCGGACGAGCCGCACGACGTGCGGCGCAACGAGTTCCTCGCGACGGACCCGCGCGCCGCGACGTTCCTCGGGCTCGCCGTCGGAGACGCCGTCACGCTGCACGCCGAAACCGTGAGTGAGAAGACGTTCCGGGTGGCGGAGCTCAAGAGCGCGTTCCTGCACGTCTTCCACGACGCCATGCTCGCGTTCCAGACGCGGTTCCCTGGGACGCCGGGTCTGCAGATGATCCACGTCGGCGAGGGCGACGCCTTCGACCCGACGCCGCTCGTCCGCCTGCTCGCGCAACGGGAGGCCCACGAGCGCGCGATCTTCGCGATGTACCGCGAGCGGCGCGCGCCCCTCGGCACCGTCGCGGACCTGCTCGGGCGCTCGCTCCGGCGCACGTACTTGGGCCTCCTGCACGACCGCGACACGCCGGTGTTGGTCGAGGCCCCCGACCCGGAGCGCTTCGCCGCCGCGCGCCGTGAGGCCGCCGCAGGGACGGTGGTCCTCACCGTCACCGGCGTCACGACGCTCCACGCCCTCGGGCGGCTCGACCTCCTGGCGGCCCTCTACCCGCGGCGCGTTGCGTCGCAGTCCCTGCTCGACGAGCTCACGGCCGACGTGGCAGAGTGGGAGGCCGCCGTGGCACATGGGGGCTTCCACAGTGCGGGGCTGAGCGACGACCACCGCATCGCGCTCGACGCCGTCACGGCGGAGGACGCCCGCGCGCTCGCCGAGCAGGCGCGCGCGCTTCGAGACGCTGTGGCGGCGGACGCCGAGGTGCTCCCGCGTCCGCTCCACCGGCTCGACGCCCGGCCTGGCGCCAGGCCCGAGGTGCGGGACCTCGTCGGTGCCAGCTCGTTCGACGCGGTCGAGCTGGCGGTCACTCTAGGCGAGACGTCCCCGGGCGCGGCCCAGACCGGCAGCGCTGCGACGGCCGCAATGGTCGGTGAGAAGCCGCCGGGGGCGACGCTCCACGCCGACGACTGGGGGCTACGGAACGTCGCGCGACACGAGTGGGGACTTGAGGGCTGCTCGACGTACGTGCTGCTCCTGAGCGCGCGCGAGCGCGGACTCCTCGACGAGACCGAGTTTGCCGACCTCGTCGAGCGGCTGCTCGCGTTCCGCCACACGTTCGTGCCCGTCGACGCGGAGCTGCTGTACCGCACGCTCGCCGAATCGGGCTTCGAGGCGACGCCGCGGGTCCTCTGCGCGCTGGACGTGCTCGCGCAGCCGGAGGTGAGCTTGGATGGCGCCGTCGACGTCACTGCGGCGCTGCTTCGTCTGCTCGCGGGGTCGACGCTCGGTCACGGCGCGCTCGCGACGGTGACGTCCTTGGCGCTCGAGCGCCTCACACGGGGCCGGGACGAGCGCGCCGTCCTCCGGCGCTTCGCCGAGCAGGCGAGTCAAGCCCTCCGGCTGGCACCACTCGACCTCGCGGTCGTCACGGAGCGCGTGCGCGCGTTCACGGCCGCACGCCGCATGGCATAG